From Rhodamnia argentea isolate NSW1041297 chromosome 10, ASM2092103v1, whole genome shotgun sequence, a single genomic window includes:
- the LOC115745760 gene encoding symplekin isoform X4 has product MVAIVAAATPRERLAGLVGSAKGSPDIPSKLGRLRDLKEDLLQDDPVLLAEFLPQLLDLLSDRFSPVRKFITQIIGEIGIKQLEFLPEMVPVLISVLDDESPPVARQAISCGIDLFRHTFERIAIQGLYTSDLDDSLESSWEWMLKFKDKVYSIAFQPGSDGIKLPALKFVQAIILLYTPDPNGSSEPPSDQRLEGNLLGFNASWLRGGHPILNVGDLATEASKNLVLLLDQLRSPTVKSLSYLKIVVLINSVSAIAKERPAYYGRILPVLLGLDPTSSVTKGAHVSGVRLALKNAFRSCLESTYPGVALWHDQLLDAVREMKDGPVVEQTLDQDYKINGSLEGKEEPSVSDEEKPSISPHDSTQISRGRKRVETEDHTFEVDVSGKRIKPSPSMSEESSNELNRKGRVYQEENASSGALSSKAESDSGTVHQLVAMFGALVAQGEKAVQSLEVIISTISADLLAEVVMANMCHLPSDRPKADEDEEGLQDVFSLSSAFPQISSILAAEQLQKPEKPDDLHVVAATNDVALQTDKTNEVESSISPTALPTSNDASAGTETGSVMLSIDIHEDRNLESEIPGLASSSHSAGHSENRPDSSLASMGIEDNGQEQDTSQSGKSLVESIPSISNDRYEELSPRPLVVDDNIPVSSSVTSVGLTSPVTLPKMSAPVIDLTDEQKDQLQKSAFTRIIETYKEVAVAGGSEARSSLLSYLGVEFPLELDPWILLHQHISSDYVNHEGHELTLHLLYRLFGEAEVERDFFSSTTASSSYESLLLNVAETLKDAFPPSDKSLNRLLGEVPHLPQSVLKLLGSLCSPGNVEKAEKELQAGDRVTQGLSAVWSLILLRPPIRDSCLKISLQSTVHHLEEVRMKAIRLVANKLYPLSSIAKRIEDFAKEMLLSVTSSGLLDKVALEGKDSDVERPLEERAMGEASNEDRSSDTSQLHAAESVAISEAQRCMSLYFALCTKRHSLFREVFVIYGGASTAAQQAIHRHTPILVRTMGPSSELLEIISDAPGGSENLLSQVLHSLTDGIVPSPELVLTVRKLYDSKLKDIEILMPILPFLPKDEVLLIFPRLVNLPIDKLQAALLRILTGSSHTDPLISPAEILIAIHGIDPDRDGIPLKKIIDACNACFEQRQMFTQPVVAKVLNQLVEQIPLPLLFMRTVLQAIGAFPALVDFVMEILSRLVSKQIWKYPKLWVGFLKCAASTKPQSFTVLLQLPPAQLENALNRMPALKEPLVAHASQPDIRSSLPRLLCFRS; this is encoded by the exons ATTGCAATCCAG GGACTATATACTAGTGATCTGGATGATTCACTGGAGTCATCTTGGGAATGGATGTTGAAATTCAAGGATAAAGTATACTCAATAGCTTTCCAG CCGGGAAGTGACGGGATAAAGTTGCCAGCACTGAAATTTGTTCAAGCAATCATTCTACTCTATACGCCTGATCCTAATGGATCTTCGGAGCCCCCTTCAGATCAGCGCTTAGAAG GAAACTTGTTGGGCTTCAATGCATCATGGCTTCGTGGTGGTCATCCTATATTAAATGTTGGGGATTTGGCTACGGAAGCTAGCAAAAATCTTGTTTTATTGCTTGATCAGCTAAGGTCTCCAACAGTGAAATCTCTCAGTTATCTAAAAATCGTCGTGCTTATTAATAG TGTTTCTGCAATAGCCAAGGAAAGGCCTGCATACTATGGACGCATTTTGCCAGTTCTTCTTGGTTTGGATCCAACAAGTTCTGTTACAAAGGGTGCACATGTATCTGGAGTACGCCTTGCactaaaaaatgcttttcgttCCTGCTTAGAGAGCACCTATCCGGGTGTTGCACTG TGGCATGATCAGTTACTTGATGCCGTGAGGGAGATGAAAGATGGACCAGTAGTTGAGCAAACCCTTGACCAAGACTACAAGATAAATGGAAGTTTAGAAGGAAAAGAGGAGCCTTCAGTTTCTGAC GAAGAGAAACCATCTATATCACCCCATGATTCTACCCAAATTAGTAGAGGGCGGAAAAGAGTGGAAACAGAGGATCACACTTTTGAGGTGGATGTCTCTGGAAAACGAATCAAACCAAGTCCTAGCATGTCTGAAGAATCAAGTAATGAATTGAACAGAAAAGGCAGAGTCTATCAGGAAGAAAATGCTTCGAGTGGAGCACTCTCTTCCAAAGCAGAGAGTGATTCTGGAACTGTGCATCAACTGGTTGCCATGTTTGGTGCCTTGGTTGCTCAGGGTGAAAAAGCTGTTCAGTCTTTAGAGGTCATTATTTCCACTATATCTGCAGACTTGCTGGCTGAGGTGGTCATGGCAAATATGTGTCATCTCCCTTCTGATCGCCCTAAAGccgatgaagatgaagaggggCTGCAGGATGTTTTTTCACTTTCCAGTGCTTTTCCACAGATATCTTCTATACTGGCTGCTGAACAG CTGCAGAAGCCTGAGAAGCCAGATGATCTTCATGTGGTGGCAGCAACAAATGATGTTGCTCTTCAAACGGATAAAACTAATGAGGTTGAGAGTTCTATTTCGCCAACTGCTTTGCCAACTTCCAATGATGCTTCAGCTGGAACAGAAACGGGCTCCGTGATGCTATCGATTGATATCCATGAAGATAGAAACTTAGAGAGTGAAATACCTGGTCTTGCTTCATCCAGCCATAGTGCTGGGCACTCAGAAAACCGGCCTGATTCCTCATTAGCATCCATGGGTATTGAAGATAATGGTCAAGAGCAAGATACGAGTCAATCGGGGAAATCATTAGTAGAGTCAATTCCATCAATTTCAAACGATAGATATGAGGAGCTTAGCCCCAGACCGCTGGTTGTTGATGACAACATTCCAGTCTCCTCATCTGTAACTTCTGTTGGATTAACTTCTCCTGTTACGTTACCCAAGATGTCAGCCCCTGTTATTGATTTGACTGATGAACAGAAAGATCAGTTGCAGAAATCAGCATTCACCCGCATTATTGAGACATATAAGGAAGTTGCAGTGGCTGGAGGTTCAGAAGCTCGCTCTTCTTTGCTTTCTTATCTGGGAGTTGAG TTTCCCTTGGAGTTAGACCCATGGATACTGCTACATCAGCATATATCATCAGATTATGTGAATCATGAG gGACATGAGTTGACACTGCATCTCCTCTACAGATTATTTGGGGAGGCAGAAGTGGAACGTGACTTTTTCTCTTCTACAACTGCTTCCTCTTCTTACGAATCACTGCTTTTAAATGTG GCAGAAACATTGAAAGATGCTTTTCCACCTTCTGACAAATCTCTGAACAGATTGCTTGGTGAAGTTCCTCATCTTCCGCAGTCAGTTTTGAAATTATTAGGTAGCTTATGCTCTCCTGGTAATGTGGAAAAGGCCGAGAAGGAGCTACAGGCTGGAGATCGGGTCACTCAGGGTCTGAGTGCTGTTTGGAGTCTTATCTTGCTCCGCCCTCCAATTCGAGATTCTTGCttgaaaatctctttgcag AGTACAGTTCATCACTTGGAGGAAGTCCGCATGAAGGCAATCCGTCTG GTAGCAAACAAACTGTATCCTTTATCATCCATTGCTAAAAGAATAGAAGACTTTGCAAAGGAAATGTTGCTTTCAGTGACTAGCTCTGGGCTTCTGGACAAAGTGGCACTTGAAGGGAAG GATTCTGATGTAGAAAGACCTTTGGAAGAACGTGCAATGGGGGAAGCAAGCAATGAGGATAGATCATCTGATACTAGCCAATTGCATGCTGCAGAAAGCGTAGCCATCTCTGAGGCCCAGCGCTGCATGTCCTTGTATTTTGCCCTTTGCACAAAG AGACACTCTCTTTTTCGCGAAGTATTTGTTATCTATGGAGGTGCATCTACGGCAGCACAGCAG GCAATTCACCGTCATACCCCTATTTTAGTCCGAACAATGGGGCCGTCATCTGAACTTCTTGAAATAATATCAGATGCTCCTGGAGGAAGTGAAAACCTCCTGTCTCAG GTTTTACACTCCCTGACAGATGGGATAGTTCCTTCTCCTGAATTAGTACTTACCGTGAGGAAGTTATACGATTCCAAATTAAAG GATATAGAGATTCTAATGCCTATTTTGCCATTCTTACCAAAAGACGAG GTGTTGCTAATATTTCCACGGCTTGTCAATCTTCCAATTGATAAATTGCAAGCTGCGCTTCTTCGTATATTAACG GGATCATCTCATACAGATCCTCTAATAAGTCCTGCGGAAATTTTGATTGCTATCCACGGGATTGACCCTGACAGGGATGGGATTCCCTTGAAGAAG ATCATAGATGCATGCAATGCTTGCTTTGAGCAACGGCAGATGTTCACGCAACCAGTGGTCGCAAAGGTTTTGAATCAACTG GTTGAACAGATTCCTCTTCCTTTGTTGTTCATGCGAACTGTTTTACAAGCAATAGGTGCCTTTCCTGCGTTG GTGGATTTTGTAATGGAGATTCTTTCCCGCCTCGTGAGCAAGCAG ATATGGAAATATCCTAAACTGTGGGTGGGATTTTTGAAGTGCGCTGCCTCGACGAAGCCTCAGTCATTTACTGTGCTACTACAG CTGCCTCCTGCACAGTTGGAGAATGCCCTGAATAGGATGCCAGCACTCAAGGAACCTTTGGTAGCTCATGCCTCCCAGCCTGACATACGCTCCTCTCTTCCCAG ATTATTATGTTTTCGATCTTGA